The following proteins come from a genomic window of Streptomyces sp. NBC_01716:
- a CDS encoding DUF4287 domain-containing protein — translation MSLVFSEETHRNLLSRIPQCTGREISDWLRAVDEGPALVRFDEKVAWLRGEHDLAYGHAKAIIHEHDLRRAARRLG, via the coding sequence ATGTCCCTTGTTTTCTCCGAAGAGACCCATCGCAACCTGTTGTCCCGTATCCCGCAGTGCACCGGTCGCGAGATCTCCGACTGGCTCCGCGCGGTCGACGAAGGTCCCGCGCTCGTGCGCTTCGACGAGAAGGTCGCCTGGCTCCGCGGCGAGCACGACCTCGCGTACGGGCACGCCAAGGCGATCATCCACGAGCACGACCTGAGGCGGGCCGCCCGCCGTCTGGGCTGA
- a CDS encoding acetyl-CoA C-acetyltransferase: protein MPEAVIVSAARSPIGRAFKGSLKELRPDDLTATIIQAALAKIPELDPRDIDDLMLGCGLPGGEQGHNLGRIVAVQMGMDHLPGCTVTRYCSSSLQTSRMALHAIKAGEGDVFISAGVEMVSRSVNGSSDGMPGTHNPVFADAEARTADVAASEGAGWHDPREDGLVPDAYIAMGQTAENLARLKGITRLEMDEFGVRSQNLAEEAIKNGFWEREITPVTTPDGTVVAKDDGPRAGVTLEGTQGLKPVFRPDGLVTAGNCCPLNDGAAALVIMSDTKARELGLTPLARIVSTGVSALSPEIMGYGPVEASKQALGRAGLGIGDIDLVEINEAFAAQVIPSYQALGVDLDKLNVNGGAIAVGHPFGMTGARITGTLINGLQFHDKQFGLETMCVGGGQGMAMVIERLS, encoded by the coding sequence ATGCCCGAAGCCGTGATCGTCTCTGCCGCCCGCTCCCCCATCGGGCGGGCTTTCAAGGGCTCCCTGAAGGAGCTGCGGCCCGACGACCTGACCGCCACGATCATCCAGGCCGCACTAGCGAAGATCCCCGAGCTCGACCCGCGCGACATCGACGACCTGATGCTCGGCTGCGGTCTCCCGGGCGGCGAGCAGGGCCACAACCTGGGCCGGATCGTCGCCGTACAGATGGGGATGGACCATCTGCCCGGCTGCACCGTCACCCGCTACTGTTCGTCCTCGCTCCAGACCTCCCGCATGGCGCTGCACGCCATCAAGGCGGGCGAGGGCGACGTCTTCATCTCGGCCGGTGTCGAGATGGTGTCCCGCTCCGTCAACGGCTCCAGCGACGGCATGCCCGGCACCCACAACCCGGTCTTCGCCGACGCCGAGGCCCGTACCGCCGACGTCGCGGCATCCGAGGGCGCCGGCTGGCACGACCCCCGCGAGGACGGTCTGGTCCCCGACGCGTACATCGCGATGGGCCAGACCGCCGAGAATCTGGCGCGTCTCAAGGGCATCACGCGCCTGGAGATGGACGAGTTCGGCGTGCGGTCGCAGAATCTCGCCGAGGAAGCCATCAAGAACGGCTTCTGGGAGCGCGAGATCACCCCCGTCACGACCCCCGACGGCACGGTGGTCGCCAAGGACGACGGCCCCCGCGCCGGCGTCACCCTGGAGGGCACCCAGGGCCTCAAGCCCGTCTTCCGCCCGGACGGCCTGGTCACGGCCGGCAACTGCTGCCCGCTCAACGACGGCGCCGCGGCGCTCGTGATCATGTCGGACACCAAGGCGCGCGAGCTGGGCCTGACCCCGCTGGCCCGGATCGTCTCCACCGGGGTCTCCGCCCTCTCGCCGGAGATCATGGGGTACGGTCCGGTCGAGGCCAGCAAGCAGGCGCTCGGCCGCGCGGGCCTGGGCATCGGCGACATCGACCTGGTGGAGATCAACGAGGCGTTCGCGGCCCAGGTCATCCCCTCCTACCAGGCTCTGGGCGTCGACCTGGACAAGCTGAACGTGAACGGCGGTGCCATCGCGGTCGGCCACCCCTTCGGTATGACGGGCGCGAGAATCACGGGAACGCTGATCAACGGGCTCCAGTTCCACGACAAGCAGTTCGGTCTGGAGACCATGTGCGTCGGCGGTGGCCAGGGCATGGCGATGGTCATCGAGCGGCTGAGCTGA
- a CDS encoding SGNH/GDSL hydrolase family protein → MARRIAAGAAYGGGSVGLIGAAGVGLVLAEVQLAKRSVGGGRAPIPPRGNGWYGLVYGHTDPLRMGILGDSTAAGQGVRRAGQTPGALLASGLAAVAERPVDLRNVALPGAQSDDLERQVTLLLSDAFPAPDVCVIMIGANDVTHRMSATASVRYLAAAVRRLRTAGSEVVVGTCPDLGTIEPVYQPLRWLARRVSRQLAAAQTIVAVEQGSRTVSLGDLLGPEFEANPREMFGADNYHPSAEGYATAAMAVLPTLCAVLGLWPETDHLDSARDEDMLTVAKAASAAAAEAGTEVTGARAPWALLKHRRRRRLPAPEPTQTEPASPPPTPKEQAHRT, encoded by the coding sequence GTGGCACGGCGGATCGCGGCGGGCGCGGCCTACGGCGGTGGGAGCGTCGGTCTGATCGGAGCGGCCGGAGTGGGGCTCGTCCTGGCCGAGGTCCAGCTGGCGAAGCGGTCGGTCGGCGGCGGCAGGGCACCGATCCCGCCCCGGGGCAACGGTTGGTACGGGCTGGTCTACGGGCACACCGACCCGCTGCGAATGGGCATCCTCGGCGACTCCACGGCGGCGGGGCAGGGCGTGCGGCGGGCGGGCCAGACACCGGGGGCGCTGCTCGCGTCGGGCCTGGCGGCGGTGGCGGAGCGGCCGGTGGACCTGCGGAACGTGGCGCTGCCCGGCGCGCAGTCGGACGATCTGGAACGGCAGGTGACGCTGCTGCTCTCGGACGCGTTCCCGGCCCCGGACGTCTGCGTGATCATGATCGGCGCGAACGATGTCACTCATCGCATGTCGGCCACCGCCTCGGTCCGCTATCTCGCGGCGGCGGTACGACGGCTGCGGACGGCGGGCTCGGAGGTCGTCGTCGGCACCTGTCCCGACCTGGGGACGATCGAGCCGGTGTACCAGCCGCTGCGCTGGCTGGCCCGCCGCGTGAGCAGGCAGCTGGCGGCGGCCCAGACGATCGTGGCGGTCGAGCAGGGCAGCCGTACGGTCTCGCTAGGCGACCTCCTGGGGCCGGAGTTCGAGGCGAATCCCCGTGAGATGTTCGGCGCCGACAACTACCACCCGTCGGCGGAGGGGTACGCGACGGCCGCGATGGCCGTCCTGCCGACGCTCTGCGCCGTACTGGGCCTGTGGCCGGAGACGGACCATCTGGACTCGGCGCGCGACGAGGACATGCTGACGGTGGCGAAGGCGGCGTCGGCGGCTGCGGCCGAGGCGGGCACGGAGGTCACGGGCGCGCGGGCGCCGTGGGCCCTGCTCAAGCACCGCAGGCGCAGGCGCCTGCCGGCACCGGAACCGACCCAGACAGAACCGGCGTCCCCCCCACCCACCCCAAAGGAACAGGCCCACCGCACCTGA
- a CDS encoding cystathionine beta-synthase — translation MQFHDSMISLVGNTPLLKLGNVTSGIQATVLAKVEYFNPGGSVKDRIALRMIEAAEESGELRPGGTIVEPTSGNTGVGLAIVAQQKGYHCIFVCPDKVSTDKINVLRAYGADVVVCPTAVDPEHPDSYYNVSDRLVRETPGAWKPDQYSNPNNPRSHYETTGPELWEQTDGRITHFVAGVGTGGTISGTGRYLKEVSDGRVKIVGADPEGSVYSGGSGRPYLVEGVGEDFWPSAYDRTVTDEIVAVSDKDSFQMTRRLAKEEGLLVGGSCGMAVVAALRVAEGLGPDDVVVVLLPDSGRGYLSKIFNDEWMNDYGFLEQAGDAPRVGDVLRYKEGGALPSLVHMHPEETVGEAIEVLREYGVSQMPIVKPGAGHPDVMAAEVIGSVVERELLDALFGRRASLGDPLEKHMSGPLPQVGSGEPVADLMTALSGANAAAAAIVLVEGKPTGVVSRQDLLAFLAKEAK, via the coding sequence GTGCAATTCCACGACTCGATGATCAGTCTGGTTGGCAATACCCCGCTGCTGAAGCTGGGCAATGTGACCTCGGGCATTCAGGCGACAGTTCTTGCCAAGGTCGAATACTTCAATCCGGGCGGTTCGGTGAAGGACCGTATCGCCCTGCGCATGATCGAGGCCGCGGAGGAGAGCGGCGAACTCCGCCCCGGCGGCACGATCGTCGAACCGACGAGCGGCAACACCGGCGTCGGACTCGCGATCGTGGCCCAGCAGAAGGGCTACCACTGCATTTTCGTCTGCCCCGACAAAGTCTCCACGGACAAGATCAATGTGCTGCGGGCGTACGGCGCGGACGTCGTCGTGTGCCCCACGGCGGTCGACCCCGAGCACCCCGACTCGTACTACAACGTCTCCGACCGGCTGGTGCGCGAGACGCCGGGCGCCTGGAAGCCGGACCAGTACAGCAACCCGAACAATCCGCGCTCGCACTACGAGACCACCGGTCCCGAGCTGTGGGAGCAGACGGACGGGCGGATCACCCACTTCGTCGCCGGCGTCGGCACGGGCGGCACGATCAGCGGCACCGGCCGTTATCTGAAGGAGGTCAGCGACGGGCGAGTCAAGATCGTCGGCGCCGACCCCGAGGGCTCCGTCTACTCGGGCGGCTCGGGCCGCCCGTACCTGGTCGAGGGCGTCGGTGAGGACTTCTGGCCGAGCGCGTACGACCGGACCGTCACGGACGAGATCGTGGCCGTGTCCGACAAGGACTCCTTCCAGATGACCAGGCGCCTCGCCAAGGAGGAGGGCCTGCTGGTCGGCGGGTCCTGCGGCATGGCGGTCGTGGCCGCGCTGCGGGTCGCCGAGGGGCTCGGCCCGGACGACGTGGTGGTCGTCCTGCTGCCCGACAGCGGCCGGGGTTATCTCAGCAAGATCTTCAACGACGAGTGGATGAACGACTACGGCTTCCTGGAGCAGGCCGGGGACGCCCCGCGCGTCGGTGACGTCCTGCGGTACAAGGAGGGCGGCGCCCTGCCCTCGCTCGTTCATATGCACCCCGAGGAGACGGTCGGCGAGGCGATCGAGGTCCTGCGCGAGTACGGCGTCTCGCAGATGCCGATCGTGAAGCCCGGCGCCGGGCACCCGGACGTCATGGCGGCCGAGGTCATCGGGTCCGTCGTGGAGCGCGAACTGCTCGACGCGCTCTTCGGCCGGCGCGCCTCGCTCGGCGACCCTCTGGAGAAGCACATGTCGGGGCCGCTGCCGCAGGTCGGCTCCGGCGAGCCGGTGGCCGACCTGATGACCGCGCTGAGCGGTGCCAACGCGGCCGCCGCCGCGATCGTGCTGGTGGAGGGCAAGCCGACGGGCGTGGTGAGCAGGCAGGACCTGCTCGCGTTCCTCGCGAAGGAAGCCAAGTAG
- a CDS encoding aromatic amino acid ammonia-lyase codes for MSNGPARDTRRCAPLVVLDGQSLPVADIVRLADGTARPVPGTDAMKRVERSWHTARELAASGRVYGRSTGVGANRTETVPSDTAADHGLRLLRSHAGAIGRPLPAREVRAMLAVRANQLLAGGAGLRPTVITALCDALTAGAHPVVNEFGSVGTGDIAALSQLGLALVGEHPWQGGRPPESAPLDNNDALALISSNALTLGQAALALDELGRLIAATELVAGLSLLAVDGSYEAYAEPVHAARPHPGSYTVATRMRHILGAPERPTPPLGRIQDPYGFRCVPQVHGPARDAARALESALAVEINSAAENPLICPGTDADLAPAAYHHGGFYLAQLALALDHFRLAVVQTARLSTSRLSALNEPALTRLRPFLADAEPASSGVMILEYAAGAALGDLRAFSAPASLGHAVLSRGVEEQASFASLAARQTLRACEPYRLVVGCELVAAVRALRQRGLRPEAGLPVGRVFALAESVLDAEVADRPLTDDVTGAARLLDQLAATADDMTRTGPVGGTGTAGTTRGNA; via the coding sequence ATGAGCAATGGCCCGGCCAGGGACACCCGACGGTGCGCGCCTCTCGTCGTCCTCGACGGCCAGAGCCTCCCTGTCGCCGACATCGTCCGGCTGGCCGACGGAACCGCCCGCCCCGTCCCCGGCACCGACGCCATGAAACGCGTCGAGCGGTCCTGGCACACCGCGCGCGAACTCGCCGCATCCGGCCGCGTCTACGGCCGCTCCACCGGCGTCGGCGCGAACCGCACCGAGACCGTCCCCTCCGACACCGCCGCCGACCACGGCCTGCGCCTGCTGCGCAGCCACGCGGGCGCGATCGGCCGCCCCCTGCCGGCCCGCGAGGTTCGCGCCATGCTCGCCGTGCGGGCCAACCAACTCCTCGCCGGCGGCGCCGGACTGCGCCCCACCGTCATCACCGCCCTCTGCGACGCCCTGACCGCCGGCGCGCACCCCGTCGTCAACGAGTTCGGCTCGGTCGGCACCGGTGACATCGCCGCCCTCTCCCAGCTGGGCCTTGCCCTCGTGGGCGAACACCCCTGGCAGGGCGGCCGGCCGCCCGAGTCCGCGCCCCTCGACAACAACGACGCCCTCGCCCTCATCAGCAGCAACGCCCTGACGCTCGGTCAGGCAGCCCTGGCACTCGACGAGTTGGGTCGGCTCATCGCGGCCACCGAACTCGTGGCCGGGCTCTCGCTGCTCGCCGTGGACGGCAGTTACGAGGCGTACGCCGAACCGGTCCACGCCGCGCGCCCGCACCCCGGCTCGTACACCGTCGCCACCCGGATGCGGCACATCCTCGGCGCCCCCGAACGCCCCACCCCACCGCTCGGCCGCATCCAGGACCCGTACGGCTTCCGCTGCGTCCCCCAGGTCCACGGACCGGCACGGGACGCCGCCCGCGCGCTGGAGAGCGCGCTCGCCGTCGAGATCAACTCCGCCGCCGAGAACCCCCTGATCTGTCCGGGCACCGACGCCGACCTGGCGCCCGCCGCGTACCACCACGGCGGCTTCTACCTCGCCCAACTGGCCCTGGCGCTCGACCACTTCAGGCTCGCCGTCGTGCAGACCGCGCGGCTGTCCACCTCCCGGCTCTCCGCGCTGAACGAACCGGCCCTCACCCGGCTGCGGCCCTTCCTCGCCGACGCCGAGCCGGCCAGTTCCGGCGTGATGATCCTGGAGTACGCGGCCGGGGCCGCCCTCGGCGACCTGCGCGCCTTCTCCGCGCCGGCCTCGCTCGGCCACGCGGTACTGTCCCGTGGCGTGGAGGAGCAGGCCAGCTTCGCCTCGCTGGCCGCCCGCCAGACACTGCGGGCGTGCGAGCCCTACCGTCTGGTCGTCGGCTGCGAACTCGTCGCCGCCGTAAGGGCGTTGCGCCAGCGCGGCCTCAGGCCCGAGGCCGGACTGCCCGTCGGCAGAGTCTTCGCCCTGGCCGAGTCCGTACTGGACGCGGAGGTCGCCGACCGGCCGCTGACCGATGATGTGACGGGAGCGGCGCGGCTGCTCGACCAACTCGCCGCCACGGCTGACGACATGACACGTACGGGCCCGGTGGGTGGCACCGGCACGGCAGGTACGACGAGGGGGAACGCGTGA
- a CDS encoding MurR/RpiR family transcriptional regulator — translation MSDSPAARLQELFEGHRLTPTQRRIAHSMVRRAADAPFLSSVELAELAGVSQPSVTRFAVALGFDGYPALRRHLRDVAPAGQGAGESAYNEYQQAVHAELENLRQLADLLADPGPVERAGRVLAASTPLLVLGLRAASAQAKGFAYFAAKVHPDIRLLDEGGTMLADRVDTARRAGASALLCFALPRHPKEVVEALDYAREAGLFVVTVADSAFAPVAAHSDLLIPAAVGTGLAFDTACAPMLLGRVLLEAMCDDLPDAQARLEEFDGRAAARGLFVE, via the coding sequence GTGAGCGACAGTCCGGCCGCCCGGCTCCAGGAGCTCTTCGAGGGCCACCGGCTCACGCCCACCCAGCGGCGTATCGCGCACAGCATGGTGCGCAGGGCCGCCGACGCGCCGTTCCTGTCCAGTGTCGAGCTGGCGGAACTCGCCGGGGTCAGCCAGCCATCGGTGACACGCTTCGCCGTCGCGCTCGGCTTCGACGGCTACCCGGCGCTGCGCAGGCACCTGCGGGACGTCGCGCCCGCGGGCCAGGGCGCGGGCGAGTCCGCGTACAACGAGTACCAGCAGGCCGTGCACGCCGAGTTGGAGAATCTGCGGCAGCTGGCCGACCTGCTCGCCGACCCGGGGCCCGTCGAGCGGGCGGGCCGCGTACTCGCCGCGTCCACCCCGCTGCTCGTCCTCGGTCTGCGCGCCGCCTCCGCCCAGGCCAAGGGCTTCGCCTACTTCGCCGCCAAGGTCCACCCCGACATCCGGCTCCTCGATGAGGGCGGCACGATGCTCGCCGACCGGGTCGACACGGCGCGCCGCGCGGGCGCGAGCGCCCTGCTCTGCTTCGCGCTGCCGCGCCATCCCAAGGAGGTCGTGGAGGCGCTGGACTACGCGCGCGAGGCGGGGCTGTTCGTGGTCACGGTCGCCGACTCGGCCTTCGCGCCCGTCGCCGCCCACAGCGACCTGCTGATCCCGGCGGCCGTCGGCACGGGCCTCGCTTTCGACACGGCGTGCGCGCCGATGCTCCTGGGCCGGGTGCTGCTGGAGGCGATGTGCGACGACCTGCCGGACGCGCAGGCGCGCCTGGAGGAGTTCGACGGGCGGGCCGCGGCCCGGGGCCTCTTCGTCGAATGA
- a CDS encoding diaminopimelate decarboxylase: MIEDTGTAHQTGEDNGTGYATPESAREAADRRDLAVRAAVGQGLLTEAAPIAALLDVAGIRASVAALHAAFAAVTTPDTRVLHTFAVKAAPLVPVVRLLRDEGVGAEVASPGELGIARAAGIPPGRTVLDSPAKTGAELREALALGIAVNADNPQELTRLDALVHSAPTRSPIGLRVNPQTGSGSIGALSTATATSKFGVALRDEGARARVVRAFLDRPWLTRLHTHSGSQGVPFALMAEGVRTVHELAEEINAAAGRQQVDTIDIGGGLPVNFSSDEQTPTYAEYARLLKATVPGLFDGRYGLVTEFGRSLLAKHGTVLARVEYAKSAGGRPIAVTHAGVQIATRTVYDPESWPLRIAAYDAEGRPKDGPDVNQDIAGPACFAGDVLATDRPLPLLAQGDVVAALDTGAYYFANHYAYNSLARPGIHGFTATGGAVRFATVRPAQTVAEIVAESGGGDPDALVRD, from the coding sequence ATGATCGAGGACACCGGCACGGCCCACCAGACAGGCGAAGACAACGGCACCGGCTACGCGACACCCGAGTCGGCGAGGGAGGCCGCCGACCGGCGCGATCTCGCCGTACGGGCGGCCGTCGGGCAGGGGCTGCTCACCGAGGCGGCCCCGATCGCCGCCCTCCTCGACGTGGCGGGTATCCGCGCCTCCGTCGCCGCGCTGCACGCCGCCTTCGCCGCCGTCACCACCCCGGACACCCGCGTCCTGCACACCTTCGCCGTCAAGGCCGCGCCCCTCGTACCCGTCGTGCGCCTGCTGCGCGACGAGGGCGTCGGCGCCGAGGTCGCGAGCCCCGGCGAATTGGGCATCGCGCGCGCCGCCGGTATCCCGCCCGGCCGCACCGTCCTGGACTCCCCCGCCAAGACGGGCGCCGAACTGCGCGAGGCCCTCGCCCTGGGCATCGCGGTCAACGCCGACAACCCCCAGGAGCTCACCCGCCTCGACGCGCTCGTGCACTCGGCGCCCACCCGCTCCCCGATCGGTCTACGGGTCAACCCGCAGACCGGCAGCGGCTCCATCGGCGCCCTGTCGACGGCGACGGCCACGTCCAAGTTCGGCGTCGCGCTGCGCGACGAGGGCGCCCGTGCCCGGGTCGTCCGGGCCTTCCTGGACCGGCCCTGGCTGACCCGGCTGCACACCCATTCCGGCTCCCAGGGCGTGCCGTTCGCCCTCATGGCGGAGGGCGTCCGGACGGTCCACGAACTGGCCGAGGAGATCAACGCGGCGGCCGGCCGGCAGCAGGTCGACACCATCGACATCGGCGGCGGCCTCCCGGTCAACTTCTCCTCCGACGAGCAGACCCCCACCTACGCCGAGTACGCCAGGCTGCTGAAGGCCACCGTCCCCGGGCTGTTCGACGGCCGCTACGGGCTCGTCACCGAGTTCGGCCGCTCCCTGCTCGCCAAGCACGGCACGGTCCTGGCCCGGGTCGAGTACGCGAAGTCCGCCGGCGGCCGGCCCATCGCCGTCACCCACGCCGGCGTGCAGATCGCCACCCGGACCGTCTACGACCCGGAGTCATGGCCGCTGCGCATCGCGGCGTACGACGCCGAAGGCCGGCCCAAGGACGGCCCCGACGTCAACCAGGACATCGCGGGCCCGGCCTGTTTCGCGGGCGACGTGCTGGCCACGGACCGGCCCCTGCCGCTGCTGGCGCAGGGCGATGTCGTGGCGGCGCTGGACACCGGCGCGTACTACTTCGCCAACCACTACGCGTACAACAGCCTGGCCCGGCCCGGCATCCACGGGTTCACGGCGACAGGTGGAGCGGTGCGGTTCGCCACCGTACGGCCTGCGCAGACCGTGGCGGAGATCGTCGCCGAGTCGGGCGGCGGGGATCCGGACGCGCTCGTACGGGACTGA